One Loxodonta africana isolate mLoxAfr1 chromosome 4, mLoxAfr1.hap2, whole genome shotgun sequence genomic region harbors:
- the HDAC7 gene encoding histone deacetylase 7 isoform X1, giving the protein MHSPGADGTQVSPGTHCPSPPGTGRLTPHADTPGPQPQPMDLRVGQRPPVEPTPEPTLLALQHSQRLHHHLFLAGLQQQQQQQQRSAEPLRLSMDTPMPELQVGQQEQELRQLLNKDKSKRSAIASSVVKQKLAEVILKKQQAALERTVHPSSPSIPYRTLESLETERATRTMLSSFLPPVPSLPSDPPEHFPLRKTVSEPNLKLRYKPKKSLERRKNPLLRKESAPPSLRRRPAETLGDSSPSSSSTPASGCSSPNDSEHGPNPVLGSEALLAQWLRLQETSLAPFTLPTVSLLPAITLGLPAPARADGDRRTHPTLGPRGPVLGSPHAPLFLPPGLEPEVGSTLPSRLQPILLLDPSVSHAPLLTVPGLGPLPFHLAQSLLTTERLSGSGLHRPLSRTRSEPLPPSTTAPPPLGPLQPRLERLKPHVQLIKRPAKPSEKPRLRQIPSAEDLETDGGGVGQVGDDSLEHRESSHGQPEARGPFSLQQHQQVFLWEQQQQQRLVARLPRGGPGDSVLLPLAQGGHRPLSRAQSSPAAPASLPAPEPISQARVLPSSETPARTLPFTTGLFYDSVMLKHQCSCGDNSRHPEHAGRIQSIWSRLQERGLRSQCECLRGRKASLEELQSVHSERHVLLYGTNPLSRLKLDNGKLAGLLAQRMFVMLPCGGVGVDTDTIWNELHSSNAARWAAGSVTDLAFKVASRELKNGFAVVRPPGHHADRSTAMGFCFFNSVAIACRQLQQQGKANKILIVDWDVHHGNGTQQTFYQDPSVLYISLHRHDDGNFFPGSGAADEVGAGSGEGFNVNVAWAGGLDPPMGDPEYLAAFRIVVMPIAREFSPDLVLVSAGFDAAEGHPPPLGGYHVSAKCFGYMTQQLMNLAGGAVVLALEGGHDLTAICDASEACVAALLGNKVDPLSEEGWKQKPNLNAIRSLEAVIRVHSKYWGCMQRLASCPDVWVPRVPGADPEEVEAVAALASLSVGILAEERPSEKLVEEEEPMNL; this is encoded by the exons GCCGCCTCACGCCCCACGCAGACACACCAGGCCCCCAGCCTCAGCCCATGGATCTGCGGGTGGGCCAGCGGCCCCCAGTGGAGCCCACCCCGGAGCCCACACTGCTGGCCCTGCAGCACTCACAGCGCCTGCACCATCACCTCTTCCTAGCAGgcctgcagcagcagcagcagcagcagcagcgctCCGCGGAGCCCCTGAGG CTCTCAATGGACACGCCGATGCCTGAGTTGCAGGTGGGGCAGCAGGAGCAAGAACTGCGGCAGCTTCTCAATAAGGACAAGAGCAAGCGGA GTGCCATAGCCAGCAGTGTGGTTAAGCAGAAGCTGGCGGAGGTGATTCTGAAGAAACAGCAGGCAGCCCTAGAGAGAACAGTCCATCCCAGTAGCCCCAGCATTCCCTACAG AACTCTCGAGTCCttggagacagaaagagccacccGCACCATGCTCAGCAGTTTTCTGCCTCCTGTTCCCAGCCTGCCCAGTGACCCCCCAGAGCACTTCCCCCTGCGTAAGACAG TCTCTGAGCCCAACCTGAAGCTGCGCTACAAGCCTAAGAAGTCCCTGGAGAGAAGGAAGAATCCGCTGCTGCGGAAGGAGAGTGCCCCACCCAGTCTGCGGAGGCGGCCAGCGGAGACCCTCGGGG ACTCATCCCCCAGTAGCAGCAGCACACCCGCGTCAGGGTGCAGCTCCCCCAACGACAGTGAGCACGGCCCCAACCCAGTCCTGGGCTCTGAG GCGCTCTTGGCCCAGTGGCTGCGGCTGCAGGAGACCTCTCTGGCTCCATTCACCTTGCCGACAGTGTCCTTGCTGCCCGCAATCACGCTGGGGCTGCCCGCCCCTGCCAGG GCTGATGGGGACCGCAGGACTCATCCAACTCTGGGTCCTCGGGGACCAGTTCTGGGGAGCCCCCATGCTCCCCTCTTCCTGCCTCCTGGCCTGGAGCCTGAAGTTGGGAGCACCTTGCCCTCTCGCCTACAGCCCATCCTCCTCCTAGACCCCTCAGTCTCTCATGCCCCGCTGCTGACTG TGCCTGGGCTTGGGCCCCTGCCCTTCCACTTGGCCCAGTCCTTACTGACCACCGAGCGGCTCTCCGGGTCAGGCCTCCACCGGCCACTGAGCCGGACCCGCTCAGAGCCCCTGCCCCCCAGCACCACTGCCCCCCCACCGCTGGGCCCCCTGCAGCCCCGCCTGGAACGGCTCAAACCTCACGTCCAGCTGATCAAG AGGCCAGCCAAGCCAAGTGAGAAGCCCCGACTACGGCAGATACCCTCAGCTGAGGACCTAGAGACAGATGGCGGGGGCGTGGGGCAGGTGGGAGACGACAGCCTGGAACACAGGGAGTCAAGCCATGGGCAGCCAGAGGCCAGAGGCCCCTTTTCTCTTCAGCAGCACCAGCAG GTGTTCCTctgggagcagcagcagcagcagcgactGGTGGCGCGGCTCCCCAGGGGAGGCCCTGGGGACTCTGTGCTGCTTCCCCTGGCCCAGGGTGGACACCGGCCTCTGTCCAGGGCTCAGTCTTCCCCAGCTGCACCTGCCTCATTGCCAGCCCCAGAGCCCATTAGCCAGGCTCGTGTCCTTCCCAGCTCTGAGACCCCCGCCAGGACCCTGCCCTTCACCACAG GGCTGTTCTATGACTCAGTAATGCTGAAGCACCAGTGCTCCTGTGGAGACAACAGCAGGCACCCGGAGCATGCTGGCCGTATCCAGAGCATCTGGTCCCGGCTGCAGGAGCGGGGACTCAGGAGCCAGTGTGAG TGTCTCCGGGGCCGGAAAGCCTCCCTGGAGGAGCTGCAGTCAGTCCACTCTGAGAGGCACGTGCTCCTCTACGGCACCAACCCACTCAGCCGCCTCAAACTGGACAACGGGAAGCTGGCAG GACTCCTGGCACAGCGGATGTTTGTGATGCTGCCCTGTGGTGGGGTTGGG GTGGACACTGACACCATCTGGAATGAGCTGCATTCCTCTAATGCAGCCCGCTGGGCTGCAGGCAGCGTCACAGACCTTGCCTTCAAAGTGGCTTCCCGTGAGCTAAAG AACGGTTTTGCTGTGGTACGGCCCCCAGGACACCATGCAGACCGTTCCACAGCCAT GGGCTTCTGCTTCTTCAACTCAGTGGCCATAGCCTGCCGGCAGCTGCAACAACAGGGCAAGGCCAACAAGATCCTCATTGTGGACTGG GACGTTCATCATGGCAACGGCACCCAGCAGACTTTCTACCAGGACCCCAGTGTGCTCTACATCTCTCTGCATCGCCATGATGACGGCAACTTCTTTCCAGGCAGTGGGGCTGCGGATGAG GTGGGGGCTGGCAGCGGTGAAGGCTTCAATGTCAATGTGGCCTGGGCCGGAGGTCTGGACCCCCCCATGGGGGACCCTGAATACCTGGCTGCCTTCAG GATAGTCGTGATGCCCATCGCCCGAGAGTTCTCTCCAGACCTGGTCCTGGTGTCAGCTGGGTTTGATGCTGCCGAGGGTCACCCACCCCCACTGGGTGGCTACCATGTGTCCGCCAAAT GTTTCGGGTACATGACGCAGCAGCTGATGAACTTGGCAGGAGGTGCAGTGGTGCTGGCCTTGGAGGGCGGCCATGACCTCACCGCCATCTGTGATGCCTCCGAGGCCTGTGTGGCTGCTCTTCTGGGCAACAAG GTGGATCCCCTCTCTGAAGAAGGCTGGAAACAGAAACCCAACCTCAATGCCATTCGCTCCCTGGAAGCTGTGATCCGGGTTCACA GTAAATACTGGGGCTGCATGCAGCGCCTGGCCTCCTGTCCAGATGTCTGGGTGCCCAGGGTGCCAGGGGCCGACCCAGAAGAAGTGGAAGCAGTGGCCGCGCTGGCATCGCTCTCTGTGGGCATCCTGGCTGAAGAGAG GCCCTCAGAGAAGCTGGTGGAGGAGGAAGAACCTATGAATCTCTGA
- the HDAC7 gene encoding histone deacetylase 7 isoform X2 — MHSPGAGRLTPHADTPGPQPQPMDLRVGQRPPVEPTPEPTLLALQHSQRLHHHLFLAGLQQQQQQQQRSAEPLRLSMDTPMPELQVGQQEQELRQLLNKDKSKRSAIASSVVKQKLAEVILKKQQAALERTVHPSSPSIPYRTLESLETERATRTMLSSFLPPVPSLPSDPPEHFPLRKTVSEPNLKLRYKPKKSLERRKNPLLRKESAPPSLRRRPAETLGDSSPSSSSTPASGCSSPNDSEHGPNPVLGSEALLAQWLRLQETSLAPFTLPTVSLLPAITLGLPAPARADGDRRTHPTLGPRGPVLGSPHAPLFLPPGLEPEVGSTLPSRLQPILLLDPSVSHAPLLTVPGLGPLPFHLAQSLLTTERLSGSGLHRPLSRTRSEPLPPSTTAPPPLGPLQPRLERLKPHVQLIKRPAKPSEKPRLRQIPSAEDLETDGGGVGQVGDDSLEHRESSHGQPEARGPFSLQQHQQVFLWEQQQQQRLVARLPRGGPGDSVLLPLAQGGHRPLSRAQSSPAAPASLPAPEPISQARVLPSSETPARTLPFTTGLFYDSVMLKHQCSCGDNSRHPEHAGRIQSIWSRLQERGLRSQCECLRGRKASLEELQSVHSERHVLLYGTNPLSRLKLDNGKLAGLLAQRMFVMLPCGGVGVDTDTIWNELHSSNAARWAAGSVTDLAFKVASRELKNGFAVVRPPGHHADRSTAMGFCFFNSVAIACRQLQQQGKANKILIVDWDVHHGNGTQQTFYQDPSVLYISLHRHDDGNFFPGSGAADEVGAGSGEGFNVNVAWAGGLDPPMGDPEYLAAFRIVVMPIAREFSPDLVLVSAGFDAAEGHPPPLGGYHVSAKCFGYMTQQLMNLAGGAVVLALEGGHDLTAICDASEACVAALLGNKVDPLSEEGWKQKPNLNAIRSLEAVIRVHSKYWGCMQRLASCPDVWVPRVPGADPEEVEAVAALASLSVGILAEERPSEKLVEEEEPMNL, encoded by the exons GCCGCCTCACGCCCCACGCAGACACACCAGGCCCCCAGCCTCAGCCCATGGATCTGCGGGTGGGCCAGCGGCCCCCAGTGGAGCCCACCCCGGAGCCCACACTGCTGGCCCTGCAGCACTCACAGCGCCTGCACCATCACCTCTTCCTAGCAGgcctgcagcagcagcagcagcagcagcagcgctCCGCGGAGCCCCTGAGG CTCTCAATGGACACGCCGATGCCTGAGTTGCAGGTGGGGCAGCAGGAGCAAGAACTGCGGCAGCTTCTCAATAAGGACAAGAGCAAGCGGA GTGCCATAGCCAGCAGTGTGGTTAAGCAGAAGCTGGCGGAGGTGATTCTGAAGAAACAGCAGGCAGCCCTAGAGAGAACAGTCCATCCCAGTAGCCCCAGCATTCCCTACAG AACTCTCGAGTCCttggagacagaaagagccacccGCACCATGCTCAGCAGTTTTCTGCCTCCTGTTCCCAGCCTGCCCAGTGACCCCCCAGAGCACTTCCCCCTGCGTAAGACAG TCTCTGAGCCCAACCTGAAGCTGCGCTACAAGCCTAAGAAGTCCCTGGAGAGAAGGAAGAATCCGCTGCTGCGGAAGGAGAGTGCCCCACCCAGTCTGCGGAGGCGGCCAGCGGAGACCCTCGGGG ACTCATCCCCCAGTAGCAGCAGCACACCCGCGTCAGGGTGCAGCTCCCCCAACGACAGTGAGCACGGCCCCAACCCAGTCCTGGGCTCTGAG GCGCTCTTGGCCCAGTGGCTGCGGCTGCAGGAGACCTCTCTGGCTCCATTCACCTTGCCGACAGTGTCCTTGCTGCCCGCAATCACGCTGGGGCTGCCCGCCCCTGCCAGG GCTGATGGGGACCGCAGGACTCATCCAACTCTGGGTCCTCGGGGACCAGTTCTGGGGAGCCCCCATGCTCCCCTCTTCCTGCCTCCTGGCCTGGAGCCTGAAGTTGGGAGCACCTTGCCCTCTCGCCTACAGCCCATCCTCCTCCTAGACCCCTCAGTCTCTCATGCCCCGCTGCTGACTG TGCCTGGGCTTGGGCCCCTGCCCTTCCACTTGGCCCAGTCCTTACTGACCACCGAGCGGCTCTCCGGGTCAGGCCTCCACCGGCCACTGAGCCGGACCCGCTCAGAGCCCCTGCCCCCCAGCACCACTGCCCCCCCACCGCTGGGCCCCCTGCAGCCCCGCCTGGAACGGCTCAAACCTCACGTCCAGCTGATCAAG AGGCCAGCCAAGCCAAGTGAGAAGCCCCGACTACGGCAGATACCCTCAGCTGAGGACCTAGAGACAGATGGCGGGGGCGTGGGGCAGGTGGGAGACGACAGCCTGGAACACAGGGAGTCAAGCCATGGGCAGCCAGAGGCCAGAGGCCCCTTTTCTCTTCAGCAGCACCAGCAG GTGTTCCTctgggagcagcagcagcagcagcgactGGTGGCGCGGCTCCCCAGGGGAGGCCCTGGGGACTCTGTGCTGCTTCCCCTGGCCCAGGGTGGACACCGGCCTCTGTCCAGGGCTCAGTCTTCCCCAGCTGCACCTGCCTCATTGCCAGCCCCAGAGCCCATTAGCCAGGCTCGTGTCCTTCCCAGCTCTGAGACCCCCGCCAGGACCCTGCCCTTCACCACAG GGCTGTTCTATGACTCAGTAATGCTGAAGCACCAGTGCTCCTGTGGAGACAACAGCAGGCACCCGGAGCATGCTGGCCGTATCCAGAGCATCTGGTCCCGGCTGCAGGAGCGGGGACTCAGGAGCCAGTGTGAG TGTCTCCGGGGCCGGAAAGCCTCCCTGGAGGAGCTGCAGTCAGTCCACTCTGAGAGGCACGTGCTCCTCTACGGCACCAACCCACTCAGCCGCCTCAAACTGGACAACGGGAAGCTGGCAG GACTCCTGGCACAGCGGATGTTTGTGATGCTGCCCTGTGGTGGGGTTGGG GTGGACACTGACACCATCTGGAATGAGCTGCATTCCTCTAATGCAGCCCGCTGGGCTGCAGGCAGCGTCACAGACCTTGCCTTCAAAGTGGCTTCCCGTGAGCTAAAG AACGGTTTTGCTGTGGTACGGCCCCCAGGACACCATGCAGACCGTTCCACAGCCAT GGGCTTCTGCTTCTTCAACTCAGTGGCCATAGCCTGCCGGCAGCTGCAACAACAGGGCAAGGCCAACAAGATCCTCATTGTGGACTGG GACGTTCATCATGGCAACGGCACCCAGCAGACTTTCTACCAGGACCCCAGTGTGCTCTACATCTCTCTGCATCGCCATGATGACGGCAACTTCTTTCCAGGCAGTGGGGCTGCGGATGAG GTGGGGGCTGGCAGCGGTGAAGGCTTCAATGTCAATGTGGCCTGGGCCGGAGGTCTGGACCCCCCCATGGGGGACCCTGAATACCTGGCTGCCTTCAG GATAGTCGTGATGCCCATCGCCCGAGAGTTCTCTCCAGACCTGGTCCTGGTGTCAGCTGGGTTTGATGCTGCCGAGGGTCACCCACCCCCACTGGGTGGCTACCATGTGTCCGCCAAAT GTTTCGGGTACATGACGCAGCAGCTGATGAACTTGGCAGGAGGTGCAGTGGTGCTGGCCTTGGAGGGCGGCCATGACCTCACCGCCATCTGTGATGCCTCCGAGGCCTGTGTGGCTGCTCTTCTGGGCAACAAG GTGGATCCCCTCTCTGAAGAAGGCTGGAAACAGAAACCCAACCTCAATGCCATTCGCTCCCTGGAAGCTGTGATCCGGGTTCACA GTAAATACTGGGGCTGCATGCAGCGCCTGGCCTCCTGTCCAGATGTCTGGGTGCCCAGGGTGCCAGGGGCCGACCCAGAAGAAGTGGAAGCAGTGGCCGCGCTGGCATCGCTCTCTGTGGGCATCCTGGCTGAAGAGAG GCCCTCAGAGAAGCTGGTGGAGGAGGAAGAACCTATGAATCTCTGA
- the HDAC7 gene encoding histone deacetylase 7 isoform X3, which produces MHSPGADGTQVSPGTHCPSPPGTGRLTPHADTPGPQPQPMDLRVGQRPPVEPTPEPTLLALQHSQRLHHHLFLAGLQQQQQQQQRSAEPLRLSMDTPMPELQVGQQEQELRQLLNKDKSKRSAIASSVVKQKLAEVILKKQQAALERTVHPSSPSIPYRTLESLETERATRTMLSSFLPPVPSLPSDPPEHFPLRKTVSEPNLKLRYKPKKSLERRKNPLLRKESAPPSLRRRPAETLGDSSPSSSSTPASGCSSPNDSEHGPNPVLGSEADGDRRTHPTLGPRGPVLGSPHAPLFLPPGLEPEVGSTLPSRLQPILLLDPSVSHAPLLTVPGLGPLPFHLAQSLLTTERLSGSGLHRPLSRTRSEPLPPSTTAPPPLGPLQPRLERLKPHVQLIKRPAKPSEKPRLRQIPSAEDLETDGGGVGQVGDDSLEHRESSHGQPEARGPFSLQQHQQVFLWEQQQQQRLVARLPRGGPGDSVLLPLAQGGHRPLSRAQSSPAAPASLPAPEPISQARVLPSSETPARTLPFTTGLFYDSVMLKHQCSCGDNSRHPEHAGRIQSIWSRLQERGLRSQCECLRGRKASLEELQSVHSERHVLLYGTNPLSRLKLDNGKLAGLLAQRMFVMLPCGGVGVDTDTIWNELHSSNAARWAAGSVTDLAFKVASRELKNGFAVVRPPGHHADRSTAMGFCFFNSVAIACRQLQQQGKANKILIVDWDVHHGNGTQQTFYQDPSVLYISLHRHDDGNFFPGSGAADEVGAGSGEGFNVNVAWAGGLDPPMGDPEYLAAFRIVVMPIAREFSPDLVLVSAGFDAAEGHPPPLGGYHVSAKCFGYMTQQLMNLAGGAVVLALEGGHDLTAICDASEACVAALLGNKVDPLSEEGWKQKPNLNAIRSLEAVIRVHSKYWGCMQRLASCPDVWVPRVPGADPEEVEAVAALASLSVGILAEERPSEKLVEEEEPMNL; this is translated from the exons GCCGCCTCACGCCCCACGCAGACACACCAGGCCCCCAGCCTCAGCCCATGGATCTGCGGGTGGGCCAGCGGCCCCCAGTGGAGCCCACCCCGGAGCCCACACTGCTGGCCCTGCAGCACTCACAGCGCCTGCACCATCACCTCTTCCTAGCAGgcctgcagcagcagcagcagcagcagcagcgctCCGCGGAGCCCCTGAGG CTCTCAATGGACACGCCGATGCCTGAGTTGCAGGTGGGGCAGCAGGAGCAAGAACTGCGGCAGCTTCTCAATAAGGACAAGAGCAAGCGGA GTGCCATAGCCAGCAGTGTGGTTAAGCAGAAGCTGGCGGAGGTGATTCTGAAGAAACAGCAGGCAGCCCTAGAGAGAACAGTCCATCCCAGTAGCCCCAGCATTCCCTACAG AACTCTCGAGTCCttggagacagaaagagccacccGCACCATGCTCAGCAGTTTTCTGCCTCCTGTTCCCAGCCTGCCCAGTGACCCCCCAGAGCACTTCCCCCTGCGTAAGACAG TCTCTGAGCCCAACCTGAAGCTGCGCTACAAGCCTAAGAAGTCCCTGGAGAGAAGGAAGAATCCGCTGCTGCGGAAGGAGAGTGCCCCACCCAGTCTGCGGAGGCGGCCAGCGGAGACCCTCGGGG ACTCATCCCCCAGTAGCAGCAGCACACCCGCGTCAGGGTGCAGCTCCCCCAACGACAGTGAGCACGGCCCCAACCCAGTCCTGGGCTCTGAG GCTGATGGGGACCGCAGGACTCATCCAACTCTGGGTCCTCGGGGACCAGTTCTGGGGAGCCCCCATGCTCCCCTCTTCCTGCCTCCTGGCCTGGAGCCTGAAGTTGGGAGCACCTTGCCCTCTCGCCTACAGCCCATCCTCCTCCTAGACCCCTCAGTCTCTCATGCCCCGCTGCTGACTG TGCCTGGGCTTGGGCCCCTGCCCTTCCACTTGGCCCAGTCCTTACTGACCACCGAGCGGCTCTCCGGGTCAGGCCTCCACCGGCCACTGAGCCGGACCCGCTCAGAGCCCCTGCCCCCCAGCACCACTGCCCCCCCACCGCTGGGCCCCCTGCAGCCCCGCCTGGAACGGCTCAAACCTCACGTCCAGCTGATCAAG AGGCCAGCCAAGCCAAGTGAGAAGCCCCGACTACGGCAGATACCCTCAGCTGAGGACCTAGAGACAGATGGCGGGGGCGTGGGGCAGGTGGGAGACGACAGCCTGGAACACAGGGAGTCAAGCCATGGGCAGCCAGAGGCCAGAGGCCCCTTTTCTCTTCAGCAGCACCAGCAG GTGTTCCTctgggagcagcagcagcagcagcgactGGTGGCGCGGCTCCCCAGGGGAGGCCCTGGGGACTCTGTGCTGCTTCCCCTGGCCCAGGGTGGACACCGGCCTCTGTCCAGGGCTCAGTCTTCCCCAGCTGCACCTGCCTCATTGCCAGCCCCAGAGCCCATTAGCCAGGCTCGTGTCCTTCCCAGCTCTGAGACCCCCGCCAGGACCCTGCCCTTCACCACAG GGCTGTTCTATGACTCAGTAATGCTGAAGCACCAGTGCTCCTGTGGAGACAACAGCAGGCACCCGGAGCATGCTGGCCGTATCCAGAGCATCTGGTCCCGGCTGCAGGAGCGGGGACTCAGGAGCCAGTGTGAG TGTCTCCGGGGCCGGAAAGCCTCCCTGGAGGAGCTGCAGTCAGTCCACTCTGAGAGGCACGTGCTCCTCTACGGCACCAACCCACTCAGCCGCCTCAAACTGGACAACGGGAAGCTGGCAG GACTCCTGGCACAGCGGATGTTTGTGATGCTGCCCTGTGGTGGGGTTGGG GTGGACACTGACACCATCTGGAATGAGCTGCATTCCTCTAATGCAGCCCGCTGGGCTGCAGGCAGCGTCACAGACCTTGCCTTCAAAGTGGCTTCCCGTGAGCTAAAG AACGGTTTTGCTGTGGTACGGCCCCCAGGACACCATGCAGACCGTTCCACAGCCAT GGGCTTCTGCTTCTTCAACTCAGTGGCCATAGCCTGCCGGCAGCTGCAACAACAGGGCAAGGCCAACAAGATCCTCATTGTGGACTGG GACGTTCATCATGGCAACGGCACCCAGCAGACTTTCTACCAGGACCCCAGTGTGCTCTACATCTCTCTGCATCGCCATGATGACGGCAACTTCTTTCCAGGCAGTGGGGCTGCGGATGAG GTGGGGGCTGGCAGCGGTGAAGGCTTCAATGTCAATGTGGCCTGGGCCGGAGGTCTGGACCCCCCCATGGGGGACCCTGAATACCTGGCTGCCTTCAG GATAGTCGTGATGCCCATCGCCCGAGAGTTCTCTCCAGACCTGGTCCTGGTGTCAGCTGGGTTTGATGCTGCCGAGGGTCACCCACCCCCACTGGGTGGCTACCATGTGTCCGCCAAAT GTTTCGGGTACATGACGCAGCAGCTGATGAACTTGGCAGGAGGTGCAGTGGTGCTGGCCTTGGAGGGCGGCCATGACCTCACCGCCATCTGTGATGCCTCCGAGGCCTGTGTGGCTGCTCTTCTGGGCAACAAG GTGGATCCCCTCTCTGAAGAAGGCTGGAAACAGAAACCCAACCTCAATGCCATTCGCTCCCTGGAAGCTGTGATCCGGGTTCACA GTAAATACTGGGGCTGCATGCAGCGCCTGGCCTCCTGTCCAGATGTCTGGGTGCCCAGGGTGCCAGGGGCCGACCCAGAAGAAGTGGAAGCAGTGGCCGCGCTGGCATCGCTCTCTGTGGGCATCCTGGCTGAAGAGAG GCCCTCAGAGAAGCTGGTGGAGGAGGAAGAACCTATGAATCTCTGA